AGCAACGATCTACGGTGTTTGCCAGGGTAACGTGAAGCCCCTCATAATAGCCTTCACGGAGAAGGTTGTAGGGTATAGGGCTGCTGACATGTATGGGCTTGATAGAAGAAAGTATCAGCCAAATATCGTGATCATCGAGGTTCCGACCACCAGGCGTGTTGGGTTGAAGCATGTGCTGCAGGCTTTCGCAGCCGGTGCAGATGGGGTGGTATTCGTGGAGGCTGAGGATAACTGGTACGGGCTGAGTAAAGAAGAGGGCTTAAAGCAGTTCAGAAACCACGTCAGCCAGATACAGAGGGAGCTTCGAAAGTATGGTATAGACGCAGCAAGAACCATGGCTGTAGCGGTAACACTACCACAATACTATAAGCTTGAGATATTCGATACAGTGGTGAATAGAGTGAAGGGCGCTAGGCCGATCACAGATGAGGTTAGGGCGAAGATCAAGGAGGTGGTATCTTCTTGAGCCCTGTTATACATAAGATAACACCGGAGATGATGGATCCAACCTTCGAATCTACTCTAAGGAAGAGGTTGGGTGAAAAAGGTGAGAAGATCCCGCTCTGCTTCCAGTGTGGTGTATGTAGCGGCTCCTGTCCAGTAGCGTTTGCGATGGACTATACGCCGAGACAGATTATGGAGCTGATCAAGCTCGGAGTTAAAGATGTGGTGCTGAACAGCTCAACGATCTGGCTCTGCGCAGCCTGCTACAGCTGTTCCGTCCGCTGCCCTCAGGGTGTTGATTTGAAGCAGGTTATGGATACCTTGAAGGAGATGGCTTTGGAGGACCCGAAGTATAGTAGGGCTGAAAAAGCGTTCTACGAGAAGTTTATTGACGTTGTTCGGGAGAACGGTAGGATGGATGAGGTTGGGCTCTACGTTAAGCTGATGCCTAAATCAGCTGTTATGAGGAACCTTGGCTTCGGTCTTAAACTGTATCAGAAGGGGAAGATCAAGCTCAGCCCAGCCAAATCCAGCACCGATCAAGTAGCTAAGATATTTGAGAAGGTCCTAGCTAAGGAGGTGCAGAAGCAATGAAGTACGCATACTACCCAGGCTGCTCAGCCCACACTTCCGGCAAAGAGTATGATAAATCCTTTAGGCTCATAGCAAAGGCTTTAGACATAGAGTTGGTTGATGTGCCCGATTGGACTTGCTGCGGCTCACATGTAACCTACGTCTTTAACCCAACCTTAGCAGCCTCGCTCTCAACAAGGAACCTGGCCCTGGTTGAGAAGATGGGTGAAGGCATCGAGGTGGTCACAATCTGCAGCGGATGCTACCAGACTCTAAAACGATCAAACGAACTACTAAAACACGACGCTAATATTCAAGCTAAGGTTAAAGAAGCGCTTGAAGCAGTAAACTTAAGCTACAACGCCAACGTCAAGATACACCACGCGCTTGAGACCCTAACCACACAGGAAGCCCTTGACACTATTTCTAAGAGGATCACTAAACCTCTAAAAGGCTTAAAAGTTGCACCATACTACGGCTGCGCCGTAGTCAGACCAAAGTTCGAAGACAGCTTCGATGACCCCGAGAATCCTCAGTCCCTTGATCGGCTACTGAATGTTCTAGGCGCCGAGCCTGTGCCCTACATCGATAAGGTTAGGTGTTGCGGTGGGGTGTTGATTATGAAGCAGGAGCGTGTTTGTTTAGAGATGATTCGTAGGCTGCTGGTGAACGCAAAGCAGGCTGGCGCGGAGTGTATGGTCACACCTTGCGCCCTCTGCCACCTTAACCTCGACATCATGCAGCCTAAAGTCGAGCAAGCGTTTAAGCAAAGGTTCAATATGCCAGTCTTCTTCTTCACCCAACTAATAGGCTTAGCCTTAGGTCTAAAGCCTACTGAGCTCGGGCTCGATAAGCATATGGTCCCTCCAATAAGCCTTCTACGGAGCAAGGCTGTGGAGGTGTGACGGTAAATGTTAAATGCTAAATCCATAAGTAAGGGGGTGAAGGGGTATGGTTAAAGTAGATGAGTACGAGGTTAAAGAAGGTCTCTACTATTCTACAGACTACTTCTGGGTTAAAGTGGAGGGGAAGAGGGCTAGATGCGGGTTAACCGACTACGCTCAGAAGATGCTGAAATCCATAGTCTATATCGATGCCCCTAAACCTGGAACAGATGTGACCCAAGGAGAGGTCTGCGGCTCAGTCGAATCTGTAAAAACAGTTACAGATCTCATAAGCCCCCTGAATGGCAGGGTTGTCGAGTATAACACCTCCCTTGATAATAACCCTGGTCTCATAAACTCCGATCCATACGGTAAAGGGTGGATATTTGTAGTTGAGTCGCCTGATCTGCGAGGAGATTTATCAAAGCTGATGGACTTTAACAAGGCGGTTGAGTGGCATAAGGAGCTCCTTAAACGGTAGGTTAAGTGCTGCTAATGAGCAGAGGCGATGCCCTTTTATCTATATGTTGTTTGTATCTTTGTAACCATCTTTTTGAGCATCCTACTGGCGTTATGTGATGTGCGTAACAGATCTGCTCAGTCTAGTTATGCAAAAACTTTAAAAGTAGTTTGTTCGTTTATTGGTTAACCAAAGATTGGTGATGAGCGCCCTGAACCCTAAGAGCAACTATCAACTACCCCTAACGATCTACTACCATAGATTCTTCTAGTGGATTAGGGAAGCTGGTGTTGTGGTTTGGTTTATCTACCATCTTTAGGTAAGAAGTATGAGGAATACGCCTATGTGCTTGACTTCATACGGAGAGGAAGATCTGTGGTGATAAAGGGGAGAGAGGGCCCCCTTGTGCAGGCTCTAGGTGAAGAGAGGCTTACACTCCTAGAGATACTTGCTGTTGAAGGCGCTTCTTTTGAAGTGGGTGAACGCATCTACATAGGGAAAGAGGGTAGGACGAAGGTGCTGAGCGTATTAGGGCGCTTAAACTACGAAGATCTGACCGCCGATGCTAAAGCAGAGCTGCCCAGAGTAGTTGAGCAACTCGTTCTGAGTAACGAAAAAAGGTTTGTTGCGTATTTTAACGAGCTTCAACCAGTCACTCCACGGCTCCACGCGCTGGAGCTCATCCCCGGAATAGGTAAGACCTTCATGTTCCAGATACTTGAGCAGAGAAGTAAGAAGCCTTTTGTCTCATTCGAGGATATTCAGAAGAGGGTTGGGCTTAGGGAGCCAGCGAAGCTTGTTGCTAAGAGGATTGTTGAGGAGCTCACTGGGAACTGTAGGATCAATATCTTTGTGAGGAAATGAGTCGGCGAAGATCTCTTGGGCAGCATACTCTTATCGACCCTACCGTCGTTAGTGCTATTGTGGAGGCTGCTGAGTTAAAGGGTGATGAGGTCGTATATGAAATAGGCACTGGCAGTGGTGTGCTGACCGAGAAGCTCTGTAAAGCGGCTGGCAGAGTAATATCCTCTGAGATCGATGAGAAGTTCTATAATGCTGCGTTAAGTAAGCTGAATTACCCTAACCTAACTCTCGTTAAAGGAGACGGGTTTGGTATCGATGTCGAGTTTGACGTCTTTGTCTCCAGCCTACCCTACCACTGCTCCTCAAGATTTGTAAGATGGCTATTAGGCAAAAGGTTCAAGAGGGCTGTTGTGCTACTTCAGAAGGACTTCGTTGATAAGCTCTTGGCTAAAGTTGGTAGCGAATGCTATAGGGCTGTTTCGGTCTTAGCCCAATATGCCTTCACAATCTCACCTATATTGAATGTACCTCCCGATGCCTTTACACCTAAACCAAAGGTTCACTCTAGCGTCGTGGTGATGGTCCCAAGGCCCAGCATCAATCTTAGTGAAGAGGTCGTGAAGGCTGTCTACAAACTCTTTGCATTGAGAAGGAAGAAGGTTTCAACAGCCTTAAAGATCTTGACCGATTGTGCAGAGCTAGGGTACTTGACGCAAGACCTTTTAGATAGGCGTGTAGCATTCCTAGCACCATCAGAAGCCATTAGTTTGGCTGAGCTGCTAGTTAAGAGATATGTCTGAACCTTATAAGCCTAGAGAGGACAGCTTACTGCTTAGAAGAATCGTAGAAGGTTTCTCAGCCGAAGCTGCCTTAGAGATCGGTTGTGGTGTTGGTTTTGTGCTAGAAGCGCTTGCTCAAAGATGCCGATGGGTCGTCGGCGTT
The sequence above is drawn from the Nitrososphaerota archaeon genome and encodes:
- a CDS encoding heterodisulfide reductase subunit C, with the protein product MSPVIHKITPEMMDPTFESTLRKRLGEKGEKIPLCFQCGVCSGSCPVAFAMDYTPRQIMELIKLGVKDVVLNSSTIWLCAACYSCSVRCPQGVDLKQVMDTLKEMALEDPKYSRAEKAFYEKFIDVVRENGRMDEVGLYVKLMPKSAVMRNLGFGLKLYQKGKIKLSPAKSSTDQVAKIFEKVLAKEVQKQ
- a CDS encoding heterodisulfide reductase subunit B, whose product is MKYAYYPGCSAHTSGKEYDKSFRLIAKALDIELVDVPDWTCCGSHVTYVFNPTLAASLSTRNLALVEKMGEGIEVVTICSGCYQTLKRSNELLKHDANIQAKVKEALEAVNLSYNANVKIHHALETLTTQEALDTISKRITKPLKGLKVAPYYGCAVVRPKFEDSFDDPENPQSLDRLLNVLGAEPVPYIDKVRCCGGVLIMKQERVCLEMIRRLLVNAKQAGAECMVTPCALCHLNLDIMQPKVEQAFKQRFNMPVFFFTQLIGLALGLKPTELGLDKHMVPPISLLRSKAVEV
- the gcvH gene encoding glycine cleavage system protein GcvH, with the translated sequence MVKVDEYEVKEGLYYSTDYFWVKVEGKRARCGLTDYAQKMLKSIVYIDAPKPGTDVTQGEVCGSVESVKTVTDLISPLNGRVVEYNTSLDNNPGLINSDPYGKGWIFVVESPDLRGDLSKLMDFNKAVEWHKELLKR
- a CDS encoding DUF655 domain-containing protein produces the protein MVYLPSLGKKYEEYAYVLDFIRRGRSVVIKGREGPLVQALGEERLTLLEILAVEGASFEVGERIYIGKEGRTKVLSVLGRLNYEDLTADAKAELPRVVEQLVLSNEKRFVAYFNELQPVTPRLHALELIPGIGKTFMFQILEQRSKKPFVSFEDIQKRVGLREPAKLVAKRIVEELTGNCRINIFVRK
- the rsmA gene encoding ribosomal RNA small subunit methyltransferase A — translated: MSRRRSLGQHTLIDPTVVSAIVEAAELKGDEVVYEIGTGSGVLTEKLCKAAGRVISSEIDEKFYNAALSKLNYPNLTLVKGDGFGIDVEFDVFVSSLPYHCSSRFVRWLLGKRFKRAVVLLQKDFVDKLLAKVGSECYRAVSVLAQYAFTISPILNVPPDAFTPKPKVHSSVVVMVPRPSINLSEEVVKAVYKLFALRRKKVSTALKILTDCAELGYLTQDLLDRRVAFLAPSEAISLAELLVKRYV